Genomic DNA from Sardina pilchardus chromosome 4, fSarPil1.1, whole genome shotgun sequence:
cggacgaagacagtgtgtacgcggggtcaGACTCTACCCTACTACATTGCcattaaattgacttggaaaaaaatcgGATTTGTAGAATCGGAttttgtcggaatgggggtactaaaatgtgtcagaTTAGCAGCaggtcgaaatagaggcatgtcaaaatggaagcatgtcgtagtggtgcatgtctgagtggcagcatttAACCAGGCAACAGAGCAAATTGAACCGGCCTGCTCTGAAAAGGACAAATCTACCAAGGTTGAGTGTACAATGCAGGCTAATAGTACATTCCTTGAAGCTTTGACTAATGCTGAATTTGTGAAATCATTAAATGAgtgggaagcaaacaaagctacaaatgcaatgtaatgcaaTGAGGTGTTACCATGGTCTTGGTCACcctaggggggtgggggggggggggggggggggggggggagacgtgCTGCactgagaatgagaggggaggtGTGAATTGGGCAGTTAAGCTAGCAAGAGCAGTGTCCGGAGGTGATGGTGGACGACAGGCCACGTCCATTGAAGCTGGAGCAGAGCAATCAAACCTGTTGTAAAAGTGGTTTAACTGGTTTGCCCTGTCCAGATCTCCCTCCACTTAAAACAGTGCTTAAAACATCACAAAACAACGTTCTAAAAAactagaaaataaacaaaatacataATCACTTAATCGCTGAAGTTTGGCTTAACCGAACGGTAACACAGCATAACTTTTTAGTTACATTTTAATAATCGTGTAGTTACTTCCGGTTCACCCAGATTGTATTTAAACAGTCAAGACATggcattcactcactctcaaaCTGAAGACGCGACAATGGACACTGGTAGGACAAACATGTAACGACTTGATAATGACATTCTATGTGTTAATGATTCTTTAAAGCTAAATAAACGGAACATTTATAACACGACGTTGTGTGAATATTTGAACAGACGTAATGTGattgaatggtgaatgtttTAAACTGTAGGGAGTTGTGATGTTAGGTGTAGCTTAGTGTACGCCTCGCGGCGCCGTATAGTGTTTGATGTTAATCTATAGACCTATACATATAACAGCTACGGGGGAACGGAGGAAGGGTCTGATGAATGACATATGACTGATGATTGTAGATGGTACCAGGATAAACGGGAAACGGAGACAttcaacaaacatatacatgcaACCCGACACAGACAGCGAACATAATGAAGGCAGGGCTTCACTGCCGTGACGGTGGCTACTCGCCACGTTACATCCCTTAAAATCCTTagacatttgtgtgtttttttttatgttaatatTTTGGAGAGTCATGTGACTATAGAAACCCACACATTGCCGATACAAAGTAGGATGAACTCTTTTCTCGCCCTGGTTGTTTCCAGTTGGACGCTATGGAGACGTTATGAAGATCGAGACCACTGGAGCATCAGCAGCAACTGCCCGTCAGGATGGTAACAATCAGATCTTTGGTGAGATGGCATGTAGTCTTTCATGCAGACTGAAAACTCCATGGGACACTATATCTAGCTTATGCATTTTGTGTTTGAATAATGATTTTTCTTTAACATATTAGTTTAGCTAAACTCTCAGGGGGAGTTTCTCATAAATATTAAGTCTAGACCTGCACTGAAAAGTGTTTTGTAGGATTATGCTTGAACCATGTAGCCTATGAGAAACTAGCCCTCAGTGCTTTGACCATTTTGATTAACATCTTTAACTGCAGGTAAGCCTGCCTCCATTGAGCTGGCTAAAACAGATCTAGAGAGGATGAATGGGTACAAGGACATCATCATAAAGGTTGGACGTAAGACCGGTATGGATCCAGCCGTCATCGCTGGCATCATATCTAGAGCATCTAGAGCAGGTTCACACTGGGTAATGGTGGATGGGTGGAATGCCAATCGAGATGTTTTTGGACTAATGCAGGTGAGCCTGTAGCATATACTTTAAAAAGTAAATGTATAAATTATCATGCGTTTTAACTTCTTTTGTTGACATGTAATGTCATGTAGTTTGCATAAACGAGATGCTGAGTGGTTTACCTGATTGTTCTAGATTTCCAAACAGTGGCACAAACTGAAGGGTGAGTGGAATAGCAAGAAGCATATCAAACAAGGCACTGGCATCCTCATTGATTCAATAGGAATTATTCAAAACAAGTTTCCCAAATGGACCAAGGAACAGCAACTTAAAGGTATGCATTGGTGATAACGTGCATTTTCATGTACTGCATAACAGGGGTGATCTGTTTCCCACAGGAGTACACTAGTGTGAATCACCTTTGTCCAGTCCTTCAGGAGAAATATGTTGAATATTTCAGTCTAATAATTGAGAAATAGTCCAAAGCGCACACTAATACCCCTTTTTGTTGAAAACTTTTCTAGATAGTTGTATTTGCCCAAACACATCATAATAACAGTAATGAGGCAACTGCTGAACCCCACCCATAGAGTTAGGACGGGTGATCAGGTAGGAGTTGGTAATCTGTTGGCCCTCTCCCCTATAATGAAAATGCATAATACATTGAATACGTGCTTTTTaagttacagtatgtgagtgggcacatactgtacacacagatggacagaccAACTTAAAATCAGACAGATCCAATTACAGTAATACCGTCTGCCCCCTAGTGGAGGCAAAGGTAATAATCACAAGAGATTTTCTCTATCACTGTGGACTAAACTAAACAAAATGAGAAACCTTCAGAGGGAAGTGCATACACACTAGCTTCCTCTGGTGTGTAGCTGGATGTTTGGATTTAGGAGAGAGGAGCCATCCATGAGGTGACTTAAGTTCTCCTC
This window encodes:
- the LOC134078131 gene encoding lysozyme g-like isoform X3 produces the protein MAFTHSQTEDATMDTVGRYGDVMKIETTGASAATARQDGNNQIFGKPASIELAKTDLERMNGYKDIIIKVGRKTGMDPAVIAGIISRASRAGSHWVMVDGWNANRDVFGLMQISKQWHKLKGEWNSKKHIKQGTGILIDSIGIIQNKFPKWTKEQQLKGGIAAYCAGPQNVPADYEKVDENTFAKDYSNDVVARAQFYREQGFHL